ACTCGCGGAGCCGACCAACCGGGGATACACCCACCTGCCGGTGGTCGGCGCGGACGGGAAACTGGTCGGGATGCTGTCGACGACCGACCTGACGGCGTACCTCTCGAAGCACCGCCGCTGACCTCGCCTCTACCGGCCGTCGACGCCCGGCTCGCGACGGAACGGGTCGGGAGCGAGCGTCCCGCGACCTCGACCGCCGCTCCGTTGCGCGTTCCGGAAGAGTAATCAGATCTGGTAGCACATGACAGGGTATGGACCTGAACGACCGGACCCGCGTCAGCGAGGTCATGTCGACGCCGCTGGAGACGATCGGAGCGGACGTGCCGCTTCGCGAGGCCGCGCGTCGGATGAGCGACGGCGACATCAGCGCGCTCGTCGTGACGACCGGGGGCGGCTGCATCATTACGCAGAGCGACATCGTCGGCGCCGTCGCGGCCGGCCGCGACCTCGACGAGGCCGTCGTCCGCGACGTGATGACCGAGAACGTGGAGACGGTGACGCCGGACCTCATGATGGAGGAGGTCGCGGCGATGATGACCATGTACGGGGTCAAACATCTCCCCGTCGTCGACGACGACTACGTCGGCATGGTCTCGTCGACCGACGTCGCGGCGCACCTGTCGTGAGTCGGAACCGGGCTCGGGCGTCGTCGACCGCCCGGCTACAACAGGAGTAGCGGAACGCCGACCGCGACCCCGACGGCGATCAGCACGAGGTTCCAGAGCAGCACCGGGCGGACGAGCTCGCGAGCGATGCTCGCCGCGAACGCGGTCTTGACCAGGATGCTCGCGGCGGTCCCGGCGATGACCCCCGTGACCGCCGTTTCGACCGATATCTGCCCGGTCCCGAGCAGCGAGACGGCGGTCGTCGTCGCGGTCCCGGAGGAGACGAGCCCCGCGAGGAACGACGTGGCGACGAACCCGCCGGCGCCGAACATCCGCTCGGCGCCGGCGGAGACGAGCAGCACCGCGAGGAACAGCGCGCCGAACGTCAGGGCGTTCCGGAGGCTGAACGGGGAGGTGAGCTCCGCCTCCATCGTCGTCCGCCAGTCGCTCCGCCAGATCGCGATGGAGACGCCGGCGAGCGTGACCGCGCCGAGCGGCGCGCCGACCACGAGGGCGGCCTCCGGAACGAAGACGGCGACGACGGCGGCGTTCCGGAGGGCCATCGCGGCGTTCGCCAACAGGATCGATCCGACCGCGATGTCGAGCAGGTCCGCCTGTCCCTTCGCCCGTTTCGCCATCTCCGCGACGACCGCCGTCGAGTTCACGAGCCCGCCGAAGAAGCCGGTCACCGCGTAGCCGCGCCCCTGGTACCGCTTCACGAGCACGTAGTTGACGAACCCGATGGCGCTGACGGCGACGACGAGCGACCAGATGAGCCGCGGCTGGACCGCCCCCCACGGGTCGATCGTCTCGGTCGGGAGCAGCGGGAAGACGACGAACGCGAGGATGGTGAACTCCACGGCGCTGCGGACCTCCTCGCGGGAGAGCCCCCACGCGAACTGGTGGAGCTCCCGCTTCAACACGAGCAGCAGCGAGGAGAGCATCGCCACCGTCACCGCCTCGATGAAGAATTCCTCGGCGACCAGCGCCCCGACCCCGTACGTGACGAGCATCGACACGGAAGTGGTGAGCGAGAGGCCGTCGACGTCCGACTCGACGAAGCTCCGGACGGCCAACAGCACCGCGATGGCGACGATCAGGACGCCGCCGACGATCAGGAGCCCGTCCTGGTCGAGCAGCGAGAACACCGCCGACGCGAGGCCGATCAGCGCGAACGTCCGGATCCCCGCCGACTTCTGGGACCACTCCCGCTCGAGTCCGAGGAACATCCCGAGCGCGGTCGCCAAGATCAGTTTCGCGACGTTGGTCTGGAGGTACACGAGGGGGTCGACCGGGGTCGCGGCGACCGGGGTCAGCACGGCCGATCACCCCGGCCGTGACACCGTCGCGCCGACCGAGACGTCCCGTCCATGGGCCGATGTCTCGCGCAATCGACCCTATACTTTGGCATGACGGTCGGCCCGTCCGTCCCGCCTCAGCGGTTCGTCGGCTCCCGCGGGAGGTCCAGCGACTCCGTCAGGTCGTGTTCCTCGCCCGTGAGCAGGTAGAGGACGTCCTCGAGGATGACGGCGAGCTCCGGGAGCTCCCGCACCGCGAGGAACGTGATGCCGATCAGCGCGACGACCGCGAGGAGCTGGCTCATGATCCGGTCGGAGATGAGGAACGAGACCCGGTACGGGTCGCTCGCGCCGAACATCGCGAGCACGAGGTCGGTCTGCCACTGCATGTACTGGTTGCCCGCGACGACGGAGATGAACGTCGTCCGGAGGATGTTGAGCACGTAGATGAGCGGGATCGAGACCGCGAGCGCGCGGAGCTTCCGCGAGAGCGGCGCCCGCACGGCGGCGACGAGCCCGCCGAAGATCGCCATGCTCCCGAGCCCCGTACACGCCAGCACGACGTGGATCGTGACCGTGTGGCCGTCGGGGAGCGTCCACGCGTACGCCGCGTCGTACCCCTCGTAGCTCGTCACGCGCTCCGGCGCGTAGCCGAGGAGATCGATGAGGAATCCGGTCTGGGTGGCGACCGCCTCGATGAGGATCCGGCGGGGCTCGGGGAACGCGACGCCCGCGAGCGTGAACGCCGGGATCGTCTCGAACGGGAGGTAGATGAACAGCATGAGCGAGATGGCCCGCGTGAGCGTGAACAGCGAGGCGCGGCCGTTGTACAGCAGGTAGCCGGCGTAGATGCAGGCCGGGACGCCGACGAGCGCCAGGATCGACTCGACGTAGCTCTGGTGTTCGAACGCGAAGTACGGGACCGTCGTCAGCCAGAACAGTCCGAACAGCGCCCACGTCCCCGCCGCGAGCGACCGGCCCGCGGCCAGTCCGCGGCTGTCGAGCAGCCACGAGACGGCGAAGAGGATCGCGACGAGCCAGGCGAAGGTGAACGTGTCGGGGATCAGGCTCAGGATCGCCGGCACGCCGGGACCGAACATGTCCGAACCGTCGGTCGTCGTCGGATAAAGCCCTTGTCGTTGCCGACGATCCGTGGGGTAGTTCCGGAGCGCGGCGAACGGAGACAGACGGCGGTGCGGGGCGCCGGAGAGAGACGGAGAAGAGAGGAAACGCGATTCGACGCGGTCAGCGCTCGTCGGAGTCGAGCACCCGGATCTGGTCGCCGCGGACGGTGACCGGGATCGGGACTGTCGCCTCGTACAGCTCGACGGTCACCTGGTCTTTCCCCTCGTCGATGCGCTGGACGCGGGCCTTCTCGCCCTTGAACGGGCCGGCGATCAGCTCGACGATGTCGCCCTCGGCGATCCCCTCGACGTCGGGGGTCGGCGAGAGGAAGTGCTCGACCTCGGAGAAGGGGCTCTGGGCAGGCCCCTCGGAGCCCTGGATGACGCCGCGGGCGTGGGGGATCTCGTCGAGGATCCGGGCGAACACGCTGCCGTCCGTCGCCTCGACCATCACGTAGCTCGTGAGCTGGTCGGGGGCGATGACCGCCTGGATCTCCGGCATCTCCTTCTCCGCGAGCATGTCGGCGACGGTGCGCTCCTGGCTCGCGGTGGTCTTGACCGAGAAGATCGGCATCAGGCGCCGACCCCCGGCAGGAGGCTCATGATCGCGAACATCAGGAAGCCGATGAAGCCGACGAGGAGGATGCCGGCGCCGGCGATCTTCGAAACCTGGAGGAACTCGTCGGTGCTCGGCGTGCTCGCCAGTTTCAGCACCCGAACGTAGCTGTTGAGGTCGTACGGAACGTCCATGTTACGACGCGCTTCGAGGCGAGGCGGTTTTTACCTTTTGATGCGGGGCGATCCCGGACCCGAGAGCGGGGACCGCGAGAAGGAGCGCTATCGAGACGGGCCGCGCGGGCGACGCGTCACTCCACGTAGTCGATGTCTTCCATCTCCGCCGCCGTTCCCTCCGGCGGCTCGCCGTTGTTCCCGTAGATCTGCGGCGACTCGACGCCGGTCACGACGATCATGGTGCGCATCTCGCCCTCCAGCTCGTCGTCAACCGAGGTGCCCCAGATAATCCGCGCGTCGGGGTCGATCCGGTCGTAGATCTCCTCGACGACGCCCTCGGCCTCCTCGATGGACATGTCCGTGCCGCCCGTGACGTTCACGAGCGCGGAGTTCGCGCCGGAGATGTCGACGTCGAGCAGCGGCGAGCGAAGCGCCGATTTCACCGAGTCCTGCGCCTTCGAGTCGGAGTCGGACTCGCCGAGGCCGATCATCGCGACGCCGCCCTTCTCCATGACGGTGCGGACGTCGGCGAAGTCGAGGTTGACCAGCCCGGGCATCGTGATGAGCTCCGTGATCCCTTTCACCGAGCGCATCAGCACCTCGTCGGAGACCTTGAACGCCTGCCGGACCGGGAGCTTCCCGACCGCGTCGAGCAGGCGGTCGTTGGGGACGACGATGACCGTGTCGCTCACGTCGCGGAGGCGTTCGAGGCCGGCCTCGGCGTTCGTCCGGCGGACCTCGCCCTCGGCGGTGAACGGGGTCGTGACGATGGCGATGGTGAGCGCGCCCGACTCGCGGGCGGCCTTCGCGACGACCGGGGCCGAGCCCGTGCCGGTGCCCCCGCCGAGCCCGGCGGTGACGAACACCATGTCGGAGCCGTCGATGGCGTCCTGGATCTCCTCTTGGGACTCGATGGCGGCCTCCTCGCCGACTTGGGGGAGGGAGCCGGCGCCGCGCCCCTGGGTCTTCTGCTGGCCCATGAGGATCTTCGTGTCGGCCTCGATGTTGACGAGGTGCTGGACGTCGGTGTTGGCCGCGACCAGCTTCGCGCCGTGGATCCCCTCCTCGGTCATCCGGTTGACCGTGTTCCCGCCGGCGCCGCCGCAGCCGACGACCGTGATGTTCGTCTGGAGGTCCTGTAAGACGTCCTGTAGCTCGTCGTCGGTCATCGTCCCGGACTGCGGCGGGGCGCCGGCCGCCGCGTCGGTCGCACCGGCGCCGGCCTCCCCGGCGTCGTCCGCCGGGGGCTCCTCGGCTTCGTCGATGGCGTCCTCCACGATAGAATCCATTATGTGGTGTGGTTGCGACCCGGACGTATTTATTTTTGCCCAATGTCTGACGCGAGTCAGACGCCGGGAGACCGGCGACAGCGCGGGAAAGCCGTCGGCTTCACTCCGCCGCGTCCGCGGCGTCGATCGGGAACCGCTCCGTCCGCGACCGCGACACCTCCTCCGGGGCCACCGCGTCGCCGTCGACCTCGACCGACTCGCCGTCGGCGAGCCGACCGAACGCCGGCCCCTCGGGGACGCCGCGGTCCCGTGCCAGTTCGGGATCGAAGGCGGTCTCGCGGGCGACGACCGCGCCGTCGGCCACCTCGACCGCGTCGTACCCCTCTCCGAGCACCGCCGCGAGATCGGTGACGAGGTCGGCGTAGTCTGGGGCGTCCGCGCCGTCCGCGAAGGCGGCCGCCCCCGCCGCGCGGGTGCCGGCCTGTTCCGTGTCGAAGGCGACGGCGTTCGCCGCCACGGCCTCTCGGGTCGCCTCCGGGTCGATCCCCTGCGCCCGCGACAGGAGCCCCCCGGGAAGCTCGCGGACCGAGACCGCGTCGAGCGCGCCCGACTCCGCGGGGGCGACGTCGCCGAACCGGAGCCCCTCCTCGACGGTCGCGAGGTCGCGCTCCAGCCGCTCGACCAGCGGGAGCGGCCGGTCGCCGACCTCCCGGACCCACGTCTCGCTCACGACCCCGTGCCCGAGCTCCTCCACGACGGCCGCGAGCTCGGGCCTGTCGCCCTCGATCACGGCGCGGTCGGCGCGGCTGCGCGCGAACGCCTGCTCGATCGTCTCGCGGTTCGCCTCGGGCGCGCCCATCTCGCCGAGCGCCCAGTCGGCGCCGACGTGCCCCACGGCCCACGCCGTCTCGCGGACGATGCGGGTGAACCGCGGCGCGTAGTGGCCCCCGCCGAAGCCGACGACGTGGCGGGGGGCGTCGCCGTCGACGAGGTCCGGCCCGGTGCCGCGGAGGTCGAGGACCGCGCGGGCGACCGCCTCGGCCGCTTCCGGATCCTCCCACTGCGCCTCGTCGGACCCGAGCTCGACGAACAGCGAGGGGACGGAGACGTTCGTCGGCCCGTGGTGGGTACACTCGACGCCGACGTCGTACCCCTCGGGGGCGCGCGCCGCCAGCGCCTCGACGACCCGCTTCTCGGCGCCGGGGGCGGGGTCCGCGAGCGTCTCCGGCTCGCCGCCGTACGGCGCCGGGCCGAAGTTCCCGGTGACGTGGGCGGTCAGGAGCTCCCCCGTCTCCCCGGAGTGCCGGGAGACGAAGACGAGGAAGTCGGGGTCGCCGGCGCCCTTGGCGTCGTTCTCCGTGGCGGCGTCGCCCGCGTCGACCTCGCCGCCGCCGCCGAACGCGGCGGCCGGGTCGTCCAGTTCGATGTGGAGGCCGTCGAACTCCCGGAGCTCGAACCCGTCGGTCCGGTAGTAGGTCCCGCCGCCCGCGGCGTCGGGGCGGGTCTCGTCCACGCGCTCCTCCCAGTCGCCGACCGCGAGCAGGCGCTCGCCGATGTGTTCGGAGGCGCTGTCGGCCCGGCTGACGACGATCGCTATCACGGATTCCGGTCCGGGTCGGGCCGCCGAATAGGCGTCGATTCCGGGCGCCGAACCGTCGGGACCCGGAGCGCGCTCACGGGAGCAGCAGGTACGCGAAGGCGACGTAGCCGGCGACGAGGACCGCGCCGTCGACCCGGGAGATCCGATCGCCGCGATACATGATTCCGACGAGCCCACCGGTGAACGCGAGCAGCGCGGGGAACTCGAAGCCGCGGACGCCCGAGCTCACGCCGATCGGCCGGATGACCGCGATGATCCCGATGACGGCGAGGACGTTGTAGATGTTCGACCCGACGACGTTGCCGACGCTGAACTCGGCCTGGCCGCGCACGGCGGCGACGACGCTCGCCGCCAGCTCGGGGAGCGAGGTACCCAGCGCGAGCACGGTGAGCCCGATGAAGATGTCGGAGAAGCCGGCCGCGGAGAGCAGCGACTCCCCGCCGTCGATCAGCCACCGCGACCCGAGCACCAGCGCGGCGATCCCGCCGACCACGGCGGTGACGTCGCGGAGGCTGGCGTCCGGCATCTCCGCGCGCTCCGCGGTGGAGATGCCGGACTGGGTCTGCCGGATCCGGCGCATGACCACGACGGTGAACGCCACGAGCGTCCCGAGCAGGAGGAGGCCGCCCGGTCGGCCGATGCGCCCGTTCCAGCCGAGCCCCACGAGCAGCAGCGCGGCGAGCACCATGAAGGGGACGTGGCGCTCGAACACCGTCTCGGAGACGTTGAGGGGGCGGATCAGCGCGGAGACGCCCAACACGAGCCCAATGTTCGCGATGTTCGACCCGAGGATCGTCCCGAGCCCAACGTCCGTCGACACGGTGACGGCGCCGAGGAGGGAGACGAACAGCTCGGGGGCGGTCGTCGCGAACGCGATGACGGTGACCCCGACCGTCGACGCCTTCAGGCCGACGGCGAGCGCCAGGTCGCTGGCGCCCTTGACGAGCAGTTCGGCGCCCGCGTACAGGAGGGCGGCGCCCCCGACGAGGAGCAGGAGTTCCGTGAGCGGCGACCCGAGCAACACGGCTCCCGGTTGTCGGTCATATTTAAAAAGCGCCGCGGTTCGGATCAGCCCGCCCCCGCCGTCGCGGCGGTCACGGGTCAGCGCGAGCCGGTCAGGCGTGCGTCGCCCGGAACTGGCCGTGCTTCACGCCGATCGCGAAGGCGACCGCTCCGAAGGCGAGCATCGACGGAACGACCATCATCAGCGTGATCCGCAGCGGCATCACTCCGCTTCCGATCAGTCCCGCGGCGCCGACCGCGACGATCAGTACCAGCAGCGCTGCCGCGCGTGGGAGGTCGAACTCCATGTCAGCGGTACGTCCCGGGACGGCCTAAACGTTCGGCTCGGCGACGGCGTCCGGGTCGCGTCCCGGAGACCGGCGCCGCGGGGCTCGGACGCGCTCACGCCTCGATGATGTCGTCGTCCCGCTCCGCCGGCAGCGTCAGCTCGCCCTCCGTCGAGACGACCGCGCGACCGCCGACCCGGACCTCGTCGCCGTCGACTCGCACCCTGACGTGCCCGGGGCGGTCGAGGAAGTGGCCCTGTTCGAAGCGGAGGTCGTCGGGGAGCTCGCCGTCGAACGCGTCGACCGCCCGGAGGTACGCCCCGACCGCGCCGCTCGCCGTGCCCGTCACGGGGTCCTCGTCGATGCCCAGAGCGGGCGCGAACGCCCGGCCGTGGAGCGTCGACGCCGCGTCGAGCGCGTCGAACGTGTACGCGTAGATCCCGGCGACGTCGTGCTCGGTCGAGATCGCCTCGACGGCGGCCGCGTCGGGCTCGGCCTCGCCGAGGCGCTCCAGGAAGTTGACGGGGACGACGAGCCACGGGAGCCCGGTCGAGGCGACCGCGACGGGGAGGTCGGCGCCCACGTCCCTGAGGGCCGCGGGGTCGATCCCGAGCGCGTCGCCGAGGCGGTCGGCGTCGAGCTCGGCGCCGTCAACCGGCTCGACGGTCGGCGGGTTCTGTCGCATCCAGACGGTGCCGTCCTCGTCGACCCGGATCGAGAGGTCGCCGACGTTCGTCCGGAGGGTGCGCTCGCCGGCGTCGATCTCCCCCGCGTCGTACAGCGCGGCGTAGCTCGCGATCGTGGCGTGGCCGCAGAGGTCGATCTCCGTGGACGGGGTGAAGTAGCGGACCCGCTCGTCGGCGCCGTCGCCCGCGTCGAAGAGGAACGCTGTCTCGGAGGCGCCGAGCTCGGCGGCGATCCGCCCCATCCGGTCGTCGCTCAGTCCCGCGGCGTCCGGCACGACGCCGGCGACGTTCCCGGCCAGCGGTTCGTCCGTGAACGCGTCGACGAGCAGCGCGCGTCGCGTCTCCATGCGTCACCATCGCGGGGCGGCCCCAAAAGGGTCCCGAGCCGGTCCGGGACGATGTCAACCCTTTTGCCCTCCACGCCGGATGTACCCCTATGGGCCTCTTCGACCGGTTGCGCGGGAACG
Above is a window of Halorubrum depositum DNA encoding:
- a CDS encoding transcription elongation factor Spt5, whose protein sequence is MPIFSVKTTASQERTVADMLAEKEMPEIQAVIAPDQLTSYVMVEATDGSVFARILDEIPHARGVIQGSEGPAQSPFSEVEHFLSPTPDVEGIAEGDIVELIAGPFKGEKARVQRIDEGKDQVTVELYEATVPIPVTVRGDQIRVLDSDER
- a CDS encoding MgtC/SapB family protein — protein: MTPVAATPVDPLVYLQTNVAKLILATALGMFLGLEREWSQKSAGIRTFALIGLASAVFSLLDQDGLLIVGGVLIVAIAVLLAVRSFVESDVDGLSLTTSVSMLVTYGVGALVAEEFFIEAVTVAMLSSLLLVLKRELHQFAWGLSREEVRSAVEFTILAFVVFPLLPTETIDPWGAVQPRLIWSLVVAVSAIGFVNYVLVKRYQGRGYAVTGFFGGLVNSTAVVAEMAKRAKGQADLLDIAVGSILLANAAMALRNAAVVAVFVPEAALVVGAPLGAVTLAGVSIAIWRSDWRTTMEAELTSPFSLRNALTFGALFLAVLLVSAGAERMFGAGGFVATSFLAGLVSSGTATTTAVSLLGTGQISVETAVTGVIAGTAASILVKTAFAASIARELVRPVLLWNLVLIAVGVAVGVPLLLL
- the artA gene encoding archaeosortase A codes for the protein MFGPGVPAILSLIPDTFTFAWLVAILFAVSWLLDSRGLAAGRSLAAGTWALFGLFWLTTVPYFAFEHQSYVESILALVGVPACIYAGYLLYNGRASLFTLTRAISLMLFIYLPFETIPAFTLAGVAFPEPRRILIEAVATQTGFLIDLLGYAPERVTSYEGYDAAYAWTLPDGHTVTIHVVLACTGLGSMAIFGGLVAAVRAPLSRKLRALAVSIPLIYVLNILRTTFISVVAGNQYMQWQTDLVLAMFGASDPYRVSFLISDRIMSQLLAVVALIGITFLAVRELPELAVILEDVLYLLTGEEHDLTESLDLPREPTNR
- a CDS encoding DUF7333 family protein, whose translation is MEFDLPRAAALLVLIVAVGAAGLIGSGVMPLRITLMMVVPSMLAFGAVAFAIGVKHGQFRATHA
- a CDS encoding CBS domain-containing protein is translated as MDLNDRTRVSEVMSTPLETIGADVPLREAARRMSDGDISALVVTTGGGCIITQSDIVGAVAAGRDLDEAVVRDVMTENVETVTPDLMMEEVAAMMTMYGVKHLPVVDDDYVGMVSSTDVAAHLS
- a CDS encoding protein translocase SEC61 complex subunit gamma, encoding MDVPYDLNSYVRVLKLASTPSTDEFLQVSKIAGAGILLVGFIGFLMFAIMSLLPGVGA
- a CDS encoding calcium/sodium antiporter; this translates as MLLGSPLTELLLLVGGAALLYAGAELLVKGASDLALAVGLKASTVGVTVIAFATTAPELFVSLLGAVTVSTDVGLGTILGSNIANIGLVLGVSALIRPLNVSETVFERHVPFMVLAALLLVGLGWNGRIGRPGGLLLLGTLVAFTVVVMRRIRQTQSGISTAERAEMPDASLRDVTAVVGGIAALVLGSRWLIDGGESLLSAAGFSDIFIGLTVLALGTSLPELAASVVAAVRGQAEFSVGNVVGSNIYNVLAVIGIIAVIRPIGVSSGVRGFEFPALLAFTGGLVGIMYRGDRISRVDGAVLVAGYVAFAYLLLP
- the ftsZ gene encoding cell division protein FtsZ, which encodes MDSIVEDAIDEAEEPPADDAGEAGAGATDAAAGAPPQSGTMTDDELQDVLQDLQTNITVVGCGGAGGNTVNRMTEEGIHGAKLVAANTDVQHLVNIEADTKILMGQQKTQGRGAGSLPQVGEEAAIESQEEIQDAIDGSDMVFVTAGLGGGTGTGSAPVVAKAARESGALTIAIVTTPFTAEGEVRRTNAEAGLERLRDVSDTVIVVPNDRLLDAVGKLPVRQAFKVSDEVLMRSVKGITELITMPGLVNLDFADVRTVMEKGGVAMIGLGESDSDSKAQDSVKSALRSPLLDVDISGANSALVNVTGGTDMSIEEAEGVVEEIYDRIDPDARIIWGTSVDDELEGEMRTMIVVTGVESPQIYGNNGEPPEGTAAEMEDIDYVE
- a CDS encoding PhzF family phenazine biosynthesis protein gives rise to the protein METRRALLVDAFTDEPLAGNVAGVVPDAAGLSDDRMGRIAAELGASETAFLFDAGDGADERVRYFTPSTEIDLCGHATIASYAALYDAGEIDAGERTLRTNVGDLSIRVDEDGTVWMRQNPPTVEPVDGAELDADRLGDALGIDPAALRDVGADLPVAVASTGLPWLVVPVNFLERLGEAEPDAAAVEAISTEHDVAGIYAYTFDALDAASTLHGRAFAPALGIDEDPVTGTASGAVGAYLRAVDAFDGELPDDLRFEQGHFLDRPGHVRVRVDGDEVRVGGRAVVSTEGELTLPAERDDDIIEA
- a CDS encoding D-aminoacyl-tRNA deacylase, which encodes MIAIVVSRADSASEHIGERLLAVGDWEERVDETRPDAAGGGTYYRTDGFELREFDGLHIELDDPAAAFGGGGEVDAGDAATENDAKGAGDPDFLVFVSRHSGETGELLTAHVTGNFGPAPYGGEPETLADPAPGAEKRVVEALAARAPEGYDVGVECTHHGPTNVSVPSLFVELGSDEAQWEDPEAAEAVARAVLDLRGTGPDLVDGDAPRHVVGFGGGHYAPRFTRIVRETAWAVGHVGADWALGEMGAPEANRETIEQAFARSRADRAVIEGDRPELAAVVEELGHGVVSETWVREVGDRPLPLVERLERDLATVEEGLRFGDVAPAESGALDAVSVRELPGGLLSRAQGIDPEATREAVAANAVAFDTEQAGTRAAGAAAFADGADAPDYADLVTDLAAVLGEGYDAVEVADGAVVARETAFDPELARDRGVPEGPAFGRLADGESVEVDGDAVAPEEVSRSRTERFPIDAADAAE